A single region of the Pontimicrobium sp. SW4 genome encodes:
- a CDS encoding pyridoxal-phosphate dependent enzyme: MNFKFQDSINQKIELPEELNIELYIKREDKIHPFISGNKYRKLKYNLQEAQKFGCDSLLTFGGAYSNHIVAVAAAGKEFGFKTIGVIRGEELFNKINENPTLRFAKSQGMQLKFVSRSAYRDKESNSFLKTLKEEFGIFYLVPEGGTNQLAVKGCEEILVAEDEKFDYICSAVGTGGTISGLINTSKSYQEVLGFPALKGDFLSTNISKFVTNNNWQLITDFHFGGYAKVNRELIEFINQFKQEYNIPLDPVYTGKLMFGVIKMIEANYFEKHSKILVIHTGGLQGIKGMNKRLKEKELPLINE, translated from the coding sequence ATGAATTTTAAATTTCAGGATAGTATTAATCAAAAGATTGAATTACCAGAAGAACTTAATATTGAGCTCTATATTAAGAGAGAAGATAAAATTCACCCATTTATTTCTGGGAATAAATATCGAAAACTAAAATACAATCTACAAGAGGCTCAAAAGTTTGGGTGTGACTCTTTGCTTACTTTTGGAGGTGCTTACTCAAATCATATTGTAGCAGTTGCAGCAGCTGGAAAAGAATTTGGTTTTAAGACTATAGGAGTGATAAGAGGTGAGGAGTTGTTTAATAAAATTAATGAAAATCCAACATTGCGGTTTGCTAAATCTCAAGGTATGCAACTCAAGTTTGTTTCTAGAAGTGCTTATCGTGATAAAGAAAGTAATAGTTTTTTAAAGACTCTAAAAGAGGAGTTTGGTATTTTTTATTTAGTACCCGAAGGAGGTACAAACCAACTAGCAGTTAAGGGTTGTGAGGAAATATTAGTAGCTGAAGATGAGAAATTTGATTATATCTGTTCCGCAGTTGGCACAGGAGGAACAATTTCAGGGCTTATAAATACATCTAAATCATATCAAGAAGTTTTAGGATTTCCAGCCTTAAAAGGTGATTTTTTGTCAACCAATATTAGTAAATTTGTAACCAACAATAATTGGCAATTAATTACCGATTTTCATTTTGGAGGTTATGCTAAAGTGAATAGGGAATTGATTGAGTTTATAAATCAGTTTAAACAAGAATATAACATTCCATTAGATCCTGTTTATACTGGAAAGCTCATGTTTGGCGTTATTAAAATGATTGAGGCTAATTATTTTGAAAAACATTCTAAAATATTAGTAATTCATACTGGCGGTTTACAAGGCATTAAAGGCATGAATAAAAGATTAAAAGAAAAAGAATTACCATTAATTAATGAATAG
- a CDS encoding DUF4136 domain-containing protein: MKKLFYLLPVTLLFLATSSCVSVRVASDYDRNANFNTYKTFAFFKDGIDKAEISDLDKRRILRAVEAELLAKGFTKSENPNLLVSIFTKSREKINVYNNGWGHYGYGWGWSPWYWNNYRGSTISRSTEGTLFVDLIDADKKELVWQGMGTGYIKQNMKNKEERIKEFVAKIMEKYPPGTER; this comes from the coding sequence ATGAAAAAGTTATTTTATTTATTACCAGTTACATTGCTCTTTTTAGCTACTTCTTCTTGCGTCTCTGTAAGAGTTGCTAGCGATTATGACCGAAATGCTAATTTCAATACGTACAAGACATTTGCGTTTTTTAAAGATGGTATTGATAAAGCTGAAATTAGTGATTTAGATAAACGAAGAATTCTTCGCGCTGTTGAAGCTGAGTTATTAGCCAAAGGGTTTACAAAATCTGAGAATCCAAATTTGTTAGTTAGTATTTTCACAAAGTCTAGAGAAAAAATAAATGTTTACAACAACGGTTGGGGACATTATGGTTATGGTTGGGGTTGGAGCCCTTGGTACTGGAACAATTACCGAGGAAGTACAATTTCTAGGTCTACTGAAGGTACGTTGTTTGTGGATTTAATAGATGCAGATAAAAAAGAATTAGTTTGGCAAGGAATGGGAACAGGTTATATTAAACAGAATATGAAAAATAAAGAAGAACGCATAAAAGAATTTGTTGCCAAAATCATGGAGAAATATCCTCCAGGTACAGAACGATGA
- a CDS encoding LytTR family DNA-binding domain-containing protein — MQNTSKIITIIIEDDIRAQEYLINILRNHFSTIDIIGVSPSIKKSVELINRLKPELIFMDIELTDGSSFAIFNQLNYHDFEVIFVTAFDNYIQKAIDHYAFSFITKPIDNVKLVAAVQHYLNLKERLYTQSKFEHFSKFLDQKNTRLLIHIGSEHISIKIEELIKCEAEGNYTQFYMKNGDTHLASNPLKYYEFLLIEKGFFKAHRSVIININWIKSIYKKESIVLENNDKIQVSVRNKSHLSDLINSIS, encoded by the coding sequence ATGCAGAATACCTCTAAAATTATAACAATTATTATAGAAGATGATATTCGTGCTCAGGAATATTTGATAAACATACTTCGAAATCACTTTTCTACGATTGATATTATTGGTGTCTCTCCAAGTATCAAAAAAAGTGTCGAACTTATAAATAGATTAAAACCTGAACTCATTTTTATGGATATTGAATTGACGGATGGATCTTCATTTGCAATATTCAACCAGCTAAACTATCACGATTTTGAAGTCATTTTCGTAACAGCTTTTGATAATTATATACAAAAAGCGATAGATCATTATGCGTTTAGTTTTATAACTAAGCCTATAGATAATGTTAAGCTCGTAGCTGCAGTCCAACATTATTTAAATTTAAAGGAGCGTCTTTATACGCAAAGTAAATTTGAACATTTTTCTAAATTCTTGGATCAAAAAAACACACGCCTTTTAATACATATCGGATCAGAGCATATATCTATTAAAATTGAGGAACTTATTAAATGTGAAGCCGAAGGCAACTACACACAGTTTTATATGAAAAATGGAGATACTCATTTAGCTTCAAATCCGCTTAAATATTATGAATTTCTTTTAATAGAAAAAGGTTTTTTTAAAGCCCATCGTTCAGTAATTATCAATATAAATTGGATAAAATCCATTTACAAAAAAGAATCTATTGTTTTAGAAAACAATGATAAAATACAGGTGTCTGTACGTAACAAATCACATTTATCAGATCTTATTAATTCTATTTCATAA
- a CDS encoding glucosaminidase domain-containing protein, protein MNRIVLIFALSILIVSCGSRKKSARTVDTRINKTDTRPTSTKEVVTESETEEIKKSPVIKSTNDYIAFYKDIAVSEMKQYGIPASITLAQGILESGSGRGRLAVKANNHFGIKCHDWKGAKIYHDDDEAQECFRKYKNADKSFRDHSEFLAKRERYAKLFKLDKDDYKGWARELRRAGYATDRKYPEKLISLIERYELYKFDDKPSKPHRKKEQEYIVATYTVVKGDTLYSISKKHNITVKELKTLNGLSGTDLSVGQVLNIQSKEKN, encoded by the coding sequence ATGAATAGAATAGTATTAATATTCGCTCTAAGTATTCTTATAGTTAGCTGCGGATCTAGAAAAAAATCGGCTAGAACCGTAGATACTAGAATTAATAAGACAGATACAAGACCTACTTCAACAAAAGAAGTTGTTACTGAGTCAGAAACTGAAGAAATAAAGAAGTCTCCAGTAATTAAATCTACTAACGATTACATTGCTTTTTATAAAGATATTGCTGTTTCCGAAATGAAACAATATGGTATTCCAGCAAGTATTACATTGGCCCAAGGTATTCTAGAATCAGGTTCTGGAAGAGGGCGTTTAGCTGTTAAAGCAAACAATCATTTTGGAATAAAATGTCATGATTGGAAAGGAGCAAAAATCTATCATGATGATGATGAAGCTCAAGAATGTTTTAGAAAGTATAAAAATGCTGACAAATCTTTTAGAGATCATTCGGAGTTTTTAGCCAAACGTGAACGATATGCTAAATTATTTAAGTTAGATAAAGACGACTATAAGGGTTGGGCAAGAGAATTGAGACGCGCAGGTTATGCAACCGATAGAAAGTATCCAGAAAAACTCATTAGCCTTATAGAGCGTTATGAGTTATATAAATTTGATGATAAACCTTCAAAACCGCATCGAAAAAAGGAGCAAGAGTATATAGTTGCTACCTATACTGTGGTGAAAGGAGACACATTGTATTCAATATCAAAAAAACACAATATAACAGTTAAAGAACTTAAAACACTTAATGGTTTGTCAGGAACAGACTTGAGTGTTGGTCAAGTTTTAAATATACAATCCAAAGAAAAAAATTAA
- a CDS encoding ABC transporter permease — translation MSKTSSSLTSLALQKFKKNFWGVFSFWFIVLVGLISVFAYVIAPDNSQNANQMHLSIHSKKPGFKVTMLSLPSENKTEQSFVKKLFFGEINQIEEIPISSYNMENDILSYTEYASDGLVGQIKTLPLTIFLNREVQDYIEEKTFLFGTDKYGRDYLSRILVGARISFFIGFVAVFISLVIGILLGSLAGYFGGKVDTIIMWLINVTWSIPTLLLVIAITLALGKGFWQVFIAVGLTMWVEVARVVRGQIIGVKEMQYVTAARALGYNDFRIITKHILPNIMAPVIVISAANFAAAILIESGLSFLGIGAQPPMASWGAMIKDHYNYIILGKPYLALIPGLCIMSLVMAFMLIGNTLRDALDVKS, via the coding sequence ATGAGTAAAACCAGTAGCTCATTAACCAGTTTAGCGCTCCAGAAGTTTAAAAAGAACTTTTGGGGCGTTTTTAGTTTTTGGTTTATTGTTTTGGTAGGCTTAATTTCAGTTTTTGCTTATGTAATTGCGCCAGATAATTCTCAAAATGCTAACCAGATGCATTTATCAATTCATTCAAAAAAACCAGGTTTTAAAGTGACTATGTTATCTTTACCTTCAGAGAATAAAACAGAACAGTCTTTTGTTAAGAAACTTTTTTTTGGTGAAATAAATCAAATTGAAGAGATTCCTATTTCCAGTTATAACATGGAAAATGACATCTTAAGTTACACCGAATATGCTTCCGATGGTTTAGTAGGACAAATAAAAACCTTACCACTAACTATATTTCTTAATAGAGAAGTTCAAGATTATATTGAGGAGAAAACATTTCTTTTTGGAACAGATAAATATGGGCGTGATTACTTAAGTCGCATTCTTGTAGGAGCTCGTATTTCTTTCTTTATAGGTTTTGTAGCAGTATTTATATCATTGGTTATTGGAATATTATTAGGTAGCCTTGCAGGCTATTTTGGAGGAAAAGTAGATACTATTATTATGTGGCTTATAAATGTTACGTGGTCTATTCCAACCTTACTTTTGGTTATTGCCATTACATTGGCACTTGGTAAAGGTTTTTGGCAAGTATTTATTGCGGTAGGCTTAACAATGTGGGTTGAGGTAGCAAGAGTCGTAAGAGGACAAATTATTGGAGTAAAAGAGATGCAGTATGTAACAGCCGCAAGAGCTTTAGGATATAACGATTTTAGAATTATTACTAAGCATATTCTTCCAAATATCATGGCACCAGTTATTGTAATATCTGCGGCTAATTTTGCTGCAGCTATTTTAATTGAAAGTGGTTTAAGCTTCTTAGGTATAGGAGCACAACCACCAATGGCTAGTTGGGGAGCTATGATAAAAGACCATTATAATTATATCATTCTTGGAAAACCTTATTTAGCTTTAATTCCAGGATTGTGTATTATGAGTTTGGTTATGGCGTTTATGCTTATTGGGAATACTCTGCGTGATGCTCTGGACGTTAAAAGTTAA
- a CDS encoding urocanate hydratase, with translation MTFQEQILEGIPNILPQPKPYESAINHAPKRKDILSVDEKKLAIRNALRYFDKKHHAILIPEFKNELETYGRIYMYRLRPDYKMYARPIDEYPAKSKQAAAIMLMIQNNLDYAVAQHPHELITYGGNGAVFSNWAQYRLTMKYLAEMNDEQTLVIYSGHPMGLFPSHKEAPRVVVTNGMMIPNYSKQDDWEKFNALGVTQYGQMTAGSYMYIGPQGIVHGTTITVLNGFRKIKKEPKGNLFVTSGLGGMSGAQPKAGNIAGCITVCAEVNPKITQVRLDQGWIDEKITDLDELVTRVNKAKENKETISIAYLGNIVNVWEKFDDANIHIDLGSDQTSLHNPWAGGYYPVGLSFEEANDMMANNPDTFKRKVKESLRRHATAINKHTAKGTYFFDYGNAFLLEASRAGADVMAENGIDFKYPSYVQDIMGPMCFDYGFGPFRWVCTSGKPEDLEKTDTIACEILEEMKKHSPKEIQQQMADNIQWIKGAQENKLVVGSQARILYADAEGRMKIATAFNHAIAKGDIGYVVLGRDHHDVSGTDSPYRETSNIYDGSQFTADMAIHNVIGDSFRGATWVSIHNGGGVGWGEVINGGFGMVLDGTKDAERRLKSMLFWDVNNGISRRSWARNEEAVFAIKRAMEIEPNLKVTLPNNVDDDLLNTF, from the coding sequence ATGACATTTCAAGAACAAATATTAGAAGGAATACCAAACATATTACCTCAACCAAAACCATACGAGAGTGCAATTAATCATGCACCAAAACGAAAAGATATTCTTTCGGTAGATGAAAAAAAATTAGCAATTAGAAACGCGCTTCGTTATTTTGATAAAAAACATCATGCAATACTAATTCCAGAATTTAAAAATGAGTTAGAAACTTATGGTCGTATTTATATGTATCGTTTGCGTCCAGATTATAAGATGTATGCGAGACCTATAGATGAGTATCCTGCAAAATCTAAACAAGCTGCTGCTATTATGCTCATGATTCAAAACAATTTGGATTATGCAGTAGCACAACACCCTCATGAGCTTATTACTTATGGCGGTAATGGCGCTGTATTCTCCAATTGGGCGCAATACAGATTAACCATGAAATATCTTGCCGAAATGAATGATGAGCAAACGCTCGTGATATATTCTGGCCATCCAATGGGATTGTTTCCTTCGCATAAAGAAGCACCTAGAGTGGTCGTTACAAATGGTATGATGATTCCAAATTATTCTAAGCAAGATGACTGGGAAAAATTCAACGCCTTAGGAGTTACACAATATGGACAAATGACAGCTGGAAGCTATATGTATATAGGTCCACAAGGTATTGTTCATGGTACAACGATAACTGTTTTAAATGGTTTTAGGAAAATTAAAAAAGAACCTAAAGGCAATTTATTTGTCACTTCTGGTTTAGGAGGAATGTCTGGAGCGCAACCAAAAGCTGGAAATATTGCAGGATGCATCACTGTTTGTGCTGAAGTAAATCCAAAAATCACTCAAGTACGATTAGACCAAGGTTGGATTGATGAAAAAATAACAGATTTAGATGAATTAGTTACTCGTGTAAATAAAGCAAAAGAAAATAAAGAAACCATTTCGATAGCTTATTTAGGAAACATTGTTAATGTTTGGGAAAAATTTGATGATGCAAACATACATATCGATTTAGGAAGCGACCAAACTTCACTTCATAATCCTTGGGCTGGAGGTTATTACCCTGTTGGCTTATCGTTTGAAGAAGCCAATGATATGATGGCCAATAATCCTGATACATTTAAAAGAAAAGTCAAAGAATCTTTACGTCGTCATGCAACAGCAATTAATAAGCATACAGCCAAAGGCACGTATTTCTTTGATTATGGAAACGCCTTTCTTTTGGAAGCTTCAAGAGCTGGTGCTGATGTTATGGCTGAAAACGGTATAGATTTTAAATATCCGAGCTATGTACAAGATATTATGGGGCCAATGTGCTTCGATTATGGATTTGGACCATTTCGTTGGGTTTGCACCTCAGGAAAACCTGAAGATTTAGAAAAAACAGATACTATTGCTTGTGAGATTTTAGAAGAAATGAAGAAACATTCTCCTAAAGAAATTCAACAGCAAATGGCAGACAATATACAATGGATTAAAGGAGCTCAGGAAAACAAACTAGTTGTAGGCTCTCAAGCCAGAATATTATATGCAGATGCCGAAGGACGCATGAAAATTGCTACAGCTTTTAATCATGCTATTGCAAAAGGAGACATTGGATATGTTGTCTTAGGACGTGACCATCATGATGTATCTGGAACCGATTCGCCATATAGAGAAACCTCAAATATATACGATGGTTCTCAATTTACAGCAGATATGGCTATTCACAATGTAATTGGTGATAGTTTTAGAGGCGCTACTTGGGTAAGCATACACAATGGAGGTGGAGTTGGTTGGGGAGAAGTTATAAATGGCGGATTTGGTATGGTTCTTGATGGTACTAAGGATGCTGAAAGGCGCTTAAAATCAATGTTATTCTGGGATGTAAACAATGGGATATCCAGACGAAGTTGGGCAAGAAACGAAGAAGCTGTTTTTGCAATAAAGCGAGCTATGGAAATAGAGCCTAATTTAAAAGTAACACTTCCAAATAATGTTGATGACGATTTACTGAACACATTTTAA
- a CDS encoding zinc-dependent metalloprotease produces the protein MKKINFFIVLLVLLKAVTLYSQGVSSEGLHASACNYYTSDDYCIKLNMHSVVDSNFPQTINNAILNNAVNLLNEAFSNSGITFQWDNSVTIHNNNENITSYSLPNPGCYSANQNMSIFNAYTESSGLSLFFFNKHIGADGATDGVAKSPFVLISNPTFASNNGLKYNLAHNVGHALGLFHLQHGTTNGSCENNDGYTEVPETPSTRCNGGDYVDDTPILLAETLLIGANCMVPQDPTAPEAYGQGSFTADNFMLNPTPGTASNLINCMNSTAFGFTSGQINRMKMFLGRPTDNLSHLIGDCSVSTECSECNKTSNYYAQKILFESSSPTFWPPSPGEKYLELNCNSITINSLPTFFEQLPPNIADCEYEYSLKLPGSSNFVPYQSLFGQTINFTGDSTTVLKLSNSDGDVCCYEINCSTPYTTGSAMNNLQTECPIECDPCDINPSFTYEFLNFCTYRFVANSGTNCEDSFYVYKWYLTRLGFPTYYVGSGQSIDLFVEDYPMLKLVIENTQQNCEVEINQQLLFGCFQLSPNNGTIEQKLSGTNRSITIFPNPSKQDTELRFIGIDYKEVSTIEVYNIIGNIKTIMKPRNNSFKIEKLTSGIYFIRFNTTKGIVQKKLIIE, from the coding sequence ATGAAAAAAATTAACTTTTTTATAGTACTCTTAGTACTTTTAAAAGCAGTAACACTTTATAGTCAGGGTGTTTCTTCTGAAGGCTTACATGCATCAGCATGTAATTATTATACTTCTGATGACTATTGCATTAAACTTAACATGCATAGTGTTGTTGATTCAAACTTTCCTCAAACTATTAATAATGCCATTCTTAATAATGCTGTAAACTTATTAAATGAGGCTTTTAGTAACTCTGGAATTACATTTCAATGGGATAATTCTGTTACAATACATAATAACAATGAAAACATTACTAGTTATTCTTTACCAAATCCAGGGTGTTATAGTGCTAACCAAAATATGTCCATTTTTAATGCTTATACTGAAAGTTCAGGTTTGAGCTTGTTTTTTTTTAATAAACACATTGGTGCAGATGGTGCCACAGATGGAGTAGCCAAATCTCCTTTTGTATTAATTTCCAATCCTACATTTGCAAGCAATAACGGGTTAAAATATAATTTAGCGCATAACGTTGGGCATGCTCTAGGACTATTTCATTTGCAACATGGAACCACCAATGGAAGCTGTGAAAACAACGATGGTTATACTGAAGTACCTGAAACGCCATCAACTAGATGTAATGGAGGTGATTATGTAGATGACACTCCTATTTTACTTGCCGAAACCCTTTTAATTGGTGCTAATTGTATGGTGCCGCAAGACCCAACTGCACCAGAAGCATACGGTCAAGGCAGCTTTACAGCAGATAATTTTATGCTTAATCCAACTCCTGGCACTGCTTCAAATCTTATTAATTGTATGAATTCTACAGCTTTTGGTTTTACTTCTGGTCAAATTAATAGGATGAAAATGTTTCTTGGTCGTCCAACTGATAATTTAAGTCACCTAATAGGAGATTGTTCTGTATCAACTGAATGTAGTGAGTGTAATAAAACTTCAAACTACTATGCGCAGAAAATATTATTTGAATCTTCATCTCCAACATTTTGGCCACCATCTCCTGGAGAAAAGTACTTAGAGCTTAATTGCAATAGTATTACAATAAATAGTTTACCTACTTTTTTTGAGCAACTCCCTCCCAATATTGCCGACTGCGAATATGAATATTCATTAAAACTACCTGGTAGTTCAAATTTTGTACCTTATCAATCTTTGTTTGGTCAAACGATAAATTTCACAGGAGATTCAACTACAGTCCTTAAATTATCAAATAGTGATGGTGATGTATGTTGTTATGAAATAAATTGTAGCACTCCATATACTACAGGATCTGCTATGAATAATTTGCAAACTGAATGCCCAATTGAATGTGATCCTTGCGATATTAACCCAAGTTTTACCTATGAATTTTTGAATTTTTGCACATACAGATTTGTAGCTAACTCTGGGACAAACTGTGAAGATAGTTTTTACGTTTATAAATGGTACCTAACTAGATTAGGTTTCCCTACCTATTATGTTGGTAGTGGCCAATCAATAGATTTGTTTGTTGAAGATTACCCTATGCTTAAATTAGTTATTGAAAATACCCAGCAAAATTGTGAGGTAGAAATAAATCAACAACTTTTGTTTGGTTGTTTTCAACTAAGTCCAAATAATGGAACAATTGAACAAAAACTATCAGGCACAAATAGAAGTATTACTATTTTTCCAAATCCATCAAAACAAGATACTGAATTACGATTTATTGGAATTGATTATAAAGAAGTTTCAACCATTGAAGTTTATAATATTATTGGTAACATAAAAACAATAATGAAGCCTAGAAACAATAGTTTTAAAATAGAAAAATTAACTTCAGGAATCTATTTCATTAGATTTAATACAACTAAAGGAATTGTTCAGAAAAAACTCATTATAGAATAA
- a CDS encoding histidine kinase yields MKVILFLIPFFLIFNRSHAQNDALIKFDTGKEYTQVYVDSLINVLRNSAGKRIELEDFKKILESGEDFYGWSYYYFGEGVTKWRANDNDEALISIDKGINFYNEVESKRKEANIQDLMMLYYYKGDILMENKEYNLAIINHQKALDINKTHPYKYAGVFKQGIAASHYKLGNDSLALKYYLETTHDKIFMQVPRASVIINTRIGHLYEFFGDYDKAEDYYDIALHVSDSTKYNISLASINGSIASLNLIREQPILALQYYKRAIDAFEQYGTGDDAGENDIFFYKAYVKMLENSMDEGIRDMNNLLDSLNVIETKTRNDKKLLLLTVKALGYAYKETQDYNQYQSLIDKTFLFLNAFQKDRSKENIQSLETKYQAKEKDESIQQLKKNEEQQKTIIKQQKTIAYGLSGLILLLFGFGYLFWRQRKLKNQYEKENLEQRLLRSQMNPHFIGNAMNTISALVDKKSEDAIPYINKLSNLFRLVLTNSREEFVNIKDEIATLNSYLELQSNFSNFFKFSIKNTIDKEDYIIPPMLIQPFVENAILHGLKKNSNKSKIEIKITKNDKGLLLCEVDDNGVGYSKTSLIDKKGIHKSISGDIIKERLEILRKKFKVNCRYSISSNNNGTHVEIYLPYLIDT; encoded by the coding sequence ATGAAAGTAATACTTTTTTTAATTCCTTTTTTTCTAATTTTTAATAGAAGTCACGCTCAAAATGATGCATTAATTAAATTTGATACTGGTAAAGAATATACGCAAGTCTATGTAGATTCGCTTATTAATGTGCTTCGGAATAGTGCTGGAAAAAGGATAGAACTTGAGGATTTTAAAAAAATACTTGAGTCAGGTGAAGATTTTTATGGTTGGTCCTATTATTATTTTGGAGAAGGAGTTACAAAATGGAGAGCAAATGATAATGATGAAGCATTAATTTCTATTGATAAAGGAATTAATTTTTATAATGAAGTTGAAAGTAAAAGGAAAGAAGCAAATATTCAAGACTTAATGATGCTTTACTACTATAAAGGAGATATTTTGATGGAAAACAAAGAATATAATCTTGCAATAATAAATCATCAAAAAGCTTTAGATATTAATAAGACTCATCCATATAAGTATGCTGGAGTTTTTAAACAAGGGATTGCTGCAAGTCATTATAAATTAGGAAATGATAGTCTTGCACTTAAATATTATTTAGAAACTACTCATGATAAGATCTTTATGCAAGTGCCAAGAGCATCAGTTATAATCAATACAAGAATTGGTCATCTTTATGAATTTTTTGGAGATTATGATAAAGCAGAAGATTATTATGATATAGCATTGCATGTTTCTGATTCTACAAAGTATAATATAAGTCTAGCTTCAATAAATGGAAGTATTGCGAGCTTAAATTTGATAAGAGAACAGCCAATTTTAGCTTTACAGTATTATAAAAGAGCGATTGATGCTTTTGAGCAATATGGAACAGGAGATGATGCAGGAGAAAATGATATATTTTTTTATAAAGCATATGTGAAAATGCTCGAAAATTCTATGGATGAGGGTATTCGGGATATGAATAATTTATTAGATAGTTTGAATGTTATTGAAACGAAAACCAGAAATGATAAAAAACTATTGCTTTTAACAGTAAAAGCGCTAGGATATGCATATAAGGAAACACAAGATTATAATCAATATCAGAGTTTGATAGATAAAACATTTTTGTTTTTAAATGCATTCCAAAAAGACAGGTCAAAAGAAAATATCCAAAGTCTAGAAACAAAATATCAAGCAAAAGAGAAAGACGAATCTATTCAGCAGTTAAAGAAAAATGAAGAGCAACAAAAAACAATAATAAAGCAACAAAAAACAATTGCATATGGATTAAGTGGATTAATTTTGCTTTTATTTGGTTTTGGCTATCTTTTTTGGAGACAACGAAAGTTAAAAAACCAATATGAAAAAGAAAACCTAGAACAACGGTTATTACGTTCGCAAATGAATCCTCATTTTATCGGTAATGCTATGAATACAATAAGTGCATTGGTTGATAAGAAATCTGAAGATGCTATACCATATATTAATAAGCTATCTAATTTATTTAGACTGGTACTTACTAATTCAAGAGAAGAATTTGTTAATATTAAAGATGAAATTGCAACCCTCAATAGTTATTTAGAGCTACAGTCAAACTTTTCAAACTTTTTTAAATTTTCAATAAAAAATACTATTGATAAAGAAGATTATATTATACCGCCAATGTTGATACAGCCCTTTGTAGAAAATGCTATTTTACATGGTTTAAAAAAAAATAGTAATAAAAGTAAAATTGAAATTAAAATTACTAAGAATGATAAAGGTTTGTTGCTTTGTGAAGTAGATGATAATGGAGTTGGTTATTCAAAAACCTCTTTAATAGATAAAAAAGGTATACACAAATCTATTTCTGGTGATATAATAAAAGAACGTCTTGAAATTTTAAGAAAAAAGTTTAAAGTTAATTGTAGATATTCAATTAGTAGTAACAATAATGGGACTCATGTGGAAATCTATTTGCCATATTTGATAGATACGTAA
- a CDS encoding DUF5522 domain-containing protein: MKEFVPIEEGDYYLTPEGYRCFTEQYLLKRGYCCESGCRHCPYGFDNKTNTTKKL, from the coding sequence ATGAAGGAGTTTGTCCCAATTGAAGAAGGAGATTACTATTTAACTCCTGAAGGTTATCGTTGCTTTACCGAGCAATACCTTTTAAAAAGAGGATATTGTTGCGAAAGCGGTTGTAGACATTGTCCTTATGGTTTTGATAACAAAACTAATACCACAAAAAAATTGTAG